gactctttctcaatttactcttgaattgttgcttctttgagctatatcttttgcttttgtctttagtagacatttctggacaatcagcaataaagtgtcctggcttcttacagttgaagcagttcttctgatcatccttttttgctgacaaaatttctggagctgttacctctgaaatttcttttgttaaatctgttccattgctgaaacttggtgaataaagcaaactcatcctcatttatctcatcctcttgaccatcagcagaagattcttcttcaatatcaagaagctgagtcttaagagccttagaagtagtcctagttgactgtaaagccactgacttggacttcttcttagtttctgagtcagcatccagaaccatctcatggcttctgagattgcttatcagagcttcaagactcagagtcttgagattttgagcttcctctattgcagtgaccttgggtctccaagcaataggaagacttctcagaatcttctgaacatggtcataggtggaataacttctcttaagagctttaagaccagatacaaggatttgaaaccttgtaaacatagtctcaatgttttcatcttgttgcatagtgaatagttcatattgccttatcaaaagactagctttagcctctttaaccttttcattaccatcataggtagcacacatagaatcaaagatagatttagcagtagacttgttctctattctgacataatcctcatgtctaatagcaccaacaacaatgtcttttactctatgatgcttagtgtaggtttttaagttagctggtgtgagtaactttctatgctcaatggacaaccttccatgttcatttaagttttcaaaagttactcccagctcaaccaaatcccacaactcatgatcaatagcagtaatattgctatacagtctttccttccaccactcaaataatgatgcatcaccattgaatataggggctttcctattgccactatgttcatgtgattcattacttaagtagtcaaagccaaaagcatttctaggaccaccaccagcaccactggcctcaccggcttcaccggttgttctagtgctactatcgtctcctccagacatagtgttctcacaagatctttactgtctcactgttaagtgaaagtaacagaccagagctctagataccaattgaaggtgtgaaaacacaagaagggggggttgaattgtgttttagtcaagtttaaaactttttcaagttcttaacttaactacaacggcagcggataaataacacaataaacaagttaagagagagagagatcacacaagcaatttatactggttcctctcacaaaacgagagtagtccagtccccttgcacttccaagggatttcactataatcacacaagattacacctgctcaagcacacaagcaagagacttctcaacaatgctcaagcacacaagcttaagacttcacacttaagcacacaagcttaagtttcctcaagtaatagtaaagtaaatgaaaatatacaaatgctcttagatgaacctaaagagagcaaatacaaatagtacagagtatttgactaaagtgcaaaaacacttgataagaggttcagagcttgtatacacagaattcagagtttgttcagcgcacgtttaatccttgataattgtatttttggttgtagctgattcttctagtatatataccactagaaaagagtcgttgtaaaaagaaccgttggagttgataatcttttgtcttcaagcagtctgtcttgatgcagtttgtttgtatctaaactgagtaagagtttcagatactttgactactgcagagtggactttccttattcagctaacaaaactgaaaacccacgttctcaagtgaggacagacaaaacgagagtagctgaactgatcaggcttgaaaggtccttttcttcattggtagaagagttgacttgcaaagggaatcttcacaaatatcaaaaagatcttcagaggttgatgaggctttagtcactcaagaagttctgaagtcttcatcctctgaaggttgtagcttctgaagtccaacatcttatgagcgcttgtgaacttctgaattcacatcctctgagcttcactcagagcttatctgatacttatatctgcacacttaaaataaatttttagtccttccaattgtttattaatactttgttatcatcaaaacctttatagatttaggggctaacatttttaaatcgaTTTTGTTCCAACATCCTGTCCTGTATAGGCAATTTTTGGATAACATGCAGATTTCtgattttgaattttgtccATACGATGGCCACCGCCATGTGAGACCGTTGATTGATGTTTGCTGGTTTTCTGGTTGGTTGAGGAGCGGGTCATTGAAGGCAAAACATTTACCTGAACGTGTGCTGCGACAATTTGGTCATGTTCAAGGCATTCCAAGAGACCCTGCTGCGGCTGCCCCAGCTGGGATGAGTTTGTTGCAGATTGATCGAGTGTTTATGGAAGAGGTTGAGATGAGAATGATTGACGAAGAAATGAGAGGACCGACTGTTGCGAGAGCATGAGATCATGTACCTGGCTATATATCATGGTTCTACAAAGTCTCCCATCCGATTATGCGTCTGATCGCTGCCCCGGAACCACCACCTAGACCAGCAAACTTAGAGGTGCTGATAGAGGAACAAGAATCGCAGTCAGTTCCTGATACTTTGGATATATGCCGCAATGTTAGAACCGAGCTACGACGCTCACTTGAAGCAAATGAGGCACTGCCAGGAACTCCGATTTATGAAACTGTGAACCGAGTGCTTGGGTTTGTCGAACCAGCATTTTTGTACCGATCAAGGCGCAGACCACCGGGTAGAGGAAGATTTGACCCACATGATGCTGCAAGACGCTTTAACACTCATTGATAGCTAGCTTGTGTGTATTTGAATTTTCATTTGTTTACTTTTCAATTTTGTAATGTGTTAAGTCACTTTGATTGGATTGTAATATGTTTGGGACATCTaactttgatatatataatttcgTTTGTATCGTGTTTTGTGTATAAAACTGTGTATCACAATTTATGTCTGATTTTTGGATGGATTATTAAAGTTTTACAGGTTTTTGAATTAAGTTATATAACATAACTTGGTTATAATATAAGTCAGAATGTTCTGATCATGTGTACCCagaattcggaaaacgttttccgaaatTTAGCGTTTCAAAAAAAAGGTTTCTGCGTTCCGAACGGTTAACACATTTGTTCGGAAAATAGTTTCCGAAATACTGGGACTTATAAAACTaaaagaagaagcaaaggaaCCAAAGGTGTGAAAATGTTCGTGTTcgataatttttactaattgcGGTAATTTTTACTACTTCCAAAATATTCATCTCTAAACTACACCGACAAAATTTAATCTCGAAcatttattatttaacacattaCGATACATCAAAAACCATACGATATTGACTATATGTAAACGCGAATACATTAAAACTAAACGACAATACATTAAGGAAATAAACTTAGACAATAGAAAtaaacttatacaaataaaacattttaaacGGAATGTGCATCATTTTGCAACTATTAATGTAGCATACAAACGGGGAAATTTTGGATCAATCTCTATGCAGTTGAACATTTCTTCCACATCTTCATCATTTTTCAACTCATGCCACTCGTATTTCCGTGGTGCATCATCGTATCCTCCAACATGGTCAGATGCCAGATCGATGTACGACTATGAATTCGCTAGTTTATCGATTTTGATCTGCCTTGCATATTTATAGTGATACATGACTTCAATCCTGCGTTTGAGAGAGCGGAGAGTTGTTAAAGtgttattcaattcaatgtAAAACGGCTCGTCGTTGCCGCGAAACTTGACAGAAAACTGATGCGCTTTTGGTACAGAATTATGAATTGGACGAGTTGAAACATTCATTTTGTAAACATGTATTTTTTAGAACTGAATATGCATAGACATATTTATATTAGACCTTGGTTAAAAGCGTCGGTGCGATCTCGACCGTTAAAAGTGTCGGTGCGATCTCGACCGTTAAAAGTGTCGGTGAAATCTCGACCGTTAAGATTATCGGTGCGATATCGACCGTTAAATATAACTATAATTAGGAGGAAGAAAATCTGCATTTCGTAAAACAGAATAATTCGGAACgcagaaactgaattttttgaagtttgtaatttgttcggaaaacgttttccgaagtACTGGGACTTTTAACCATACTAAGCCACATTTATAATCATCAAAATCAGACGTACACCGATACAAATAAATATTTCGACAATCAAATCCAACATCGAATAGTACAAATTAAAGTTTAACATACACAATTCCATAAAATCATGTCCAATGTTCACTTACTTTACAAAATGTGTTCAAAATGTGTTCACTTACAAAATGAGTCTAGAATGACATCCTAAAGTGACATTCTACGCCGCAATCGCGCTAAATCAAAAAACATGAATTAAGTTAAATAACATAAACTACAAGCAATCAATTGGACATTCTTTAGAGTCTCCCTTTTGAAGATTACGTTTCGGAACAACATCGCCTTTTTCATTATCCATCAATGCCACGAAATCCGCTTGTCTATCCACGAAACTAGTCTGCCACGAAGAAGCTTCCTGCGTACAATATTTAGTCCACGTCTTACAGGTCGGAGGTAATGGACAATGTTGCTTCAACTTAACATAGACAAAATGATCTGGAACCCCTCCGATACATAAAATCTTAGAATCCGGGTCTTGTGGAGGAGTGTCTCGCAATGGAAAAAAAGTTTCACTAGCTCCAGACCTTTCACTCTTAGTCAACAACACTACTACCTTGTTGAAGCAGGAGGCAATGATGTGGCCCATGTCTGGAAACGTTAACCACTTTTCTCTAGGTGCCATGCGCCGACTAGACCTTCTCGTTGGTGGAAAGAAAGCGTCATATAGATATTGATAACGCTCCATAGAACCAAATATCGTCAAATATTCGTCTTTGTGCTTACCTAGCTCCTTTTGCAAGGTTAGTCTAATTAGCTCATAATCAGCTTGATTGTTGCGAGTATCCAAAGCAATAACACGAAATCCGCAAAAGCCATCACCATCGACATCAACTATATCCTCAATATGCGAATGCATGAACAATGGCATTGCATCAAGAAATGGAATATGTCGATCTTCGATTGGATTAACTTCACCGGTACGTGCACCCTTTTGTTTAGAAGACGATGATGTTGCTTGTGATGATTGGCTAGGCGGAAATTGCACCTCCACATGCTCCCAATAGGAAGGAGACCGAGTCATCGAACTTTCCTCGTAAGCACCCTTTCTTTTTACACCTTTATTCTTTCCAACCACAACCGGAGGTTTCAACGACGTAGAGTGTGGGAATGCAATTTGTCGCAGCTGTTCTCTAATTTGTGCTTTCATGGGGACATCGACTGTTCTCAAACGCtcctaaacaaaaaaaaagcaagaaaaacaattataagtAATTATCATTGTAACACATTATATAAATACttattgataattttattagttttagaCGAACCTGAATAGCGTTCCACTCCGCCAAGCAAGAATAGTCATCAACTTGTTGTTCAACGTCCTCCCGGTCATTGAAAACCAACTTCTTCCAATGGTTGTTAATCTCATCCAGCCTAATAGGTCAGTTGTGGCGAATCTTTTTAGCAAGCACACAAGCACACGACAATCCATGGGTGCGTTGTAACACACAACCACACTTTTTGCTATCCATGCCAACTTCCTCAACCCTCTTGGCTTCTTCATGAATGTAACCCAATGCATGTCTTGAAACCTTATAAACCACTAAATTGTACATCGGCTTATCATCATAtctgaaattcctggcacacagtgaacaggtgttgctcaaggtgtatcaacacttgtctgttgtagacagatgttgttaccggtgcgccaacacttgtctataaacagagcaaataacataaaacaaaacaaacagtaaagtaaataacacacaagagttgttaacccagttcagcctaaagcctactctgggggataccaatccaggaatgaagtccactatccaGGAATTGAATCCAGCgttgctattcaattccacaatcacaacaggtggagacacactcctaagaaactaggattcactcttgcttaaaagcttgcgagtaaaccacacaacacaatagaacaatctccgtacttaaaagcttaggagaagttcacacttacaactcaataaactcaggtcctaagcttgcatcagtaagacacaagaaaggctcacaattaacactctaaaatccctaaaacacacgctttgtaagaacacgattttagatacttgaaaccatatgcttgccttcatATTTATAGTactagtagaacgacttgggcttcaagacaaaattagggcttctagaattgcggcagctgtgatatatttttgaaaataatagttatatttttgaaccgcaaaaatatattttccaaaaatataattcctttggaaaataaaactagggtttggctgcctcatgaaacacattcaCTACTACAAAAAGGCCCCTTTAATAGCACTTGTTTTGACTTTTAATAGCATTTTAAAACGCTATTACTGATACCGCTATTATAAGTCTGGATGCTTACAATAGCGTTTTAAAATGCTATCAAATGTGCATTTTTAACAGCGCTTTTAGTAAAATGCGCTATAGTATGCTGTTTAACACTGCCCATGATATCTTTTGAAACGGAGCTTTAATAGCGCTTTGTTCTATAAACGTTGTCATAGGTACAtatttaatagcgcccgtgtCACAAATGCGCTATTATATGtcctttttttaaaactaatctGGGTAAACCTTTAATAGCGCATGTGCAAAAAGCGCTATCGTATgtcatcattttttattttttttgctttcgaCATTCtctggaatttaaaaaataaatacctTTGATTTTCATTAATCATAATCAAATACATAGCTAGTCACAATCCATTTGTTACAACACAATCCAGTCACTAACATTGACACTAGAATCACATAAAACTAAGTGGCCAAAACATATACAAAGAAAGACTACATATGGACCGGACTATAACACTAGAATTATAAAAGACTAAATGGCCAAAACATATATTGATCAAAAAACTAGTTGCAAATCTCATAAACAATATAGGACattacaacaaaataaaaataaaaaacttgcaGCAAAAATGCACAGAGAGATGATGAAATATATACTAGCCACCCATCGAAGCCTAAATGAACAGCAAGCTCTGGCAGACATTCTGCATACATTCGTGCAGACTCCTTTGTTGAAAGCAGTATATCACAGTTAGCCTTTCCCTCACCCCATTCAGTGATGAAAGTCCCCAACacctaaaatatcaaataaacaaaGTACAAGCGATGAATAATCCATATGTTCTGATTAAAGTGTGATCAATAAATAATGTCAGAAACATCTCTAAGTGAGAAACTCAATGAATCTCGAACTCCCAAAAAAGATTTTAGAAAAGTACTTTACATTTGCCAAATGAtctcaaataaattaaattaagccAAAGTTATGCTCTAATATGTATGAGCAGCCTAAAGCAGAAAAATTCAATCCTACCCTCTACCCTGCCAAACAAATTAACCCTTAATGAtaacttataattataaatatctgCATATTATAAAGTCTGACCGTAACTCTTTACATCTTCATTGTCACCTTCTTGTGAATTGAGGTCCTTCAATAAACCCTCTTCCTACACAAACCcattacaaaaaacaaaacaaaaaaaaacccaaaaagttgaatcttaaaaattaaattacagtttgtcaacaaaataaataaattaaattacagagaaaaattgaaattaccTTGAGATTATGTATAATGAGTCACCTCACATAGTTGTACTAGTAGTACTCTTGATGTGCAGTGTTGATAAGTTATGTACCATATTGAAAAATGAATGCACAAAACCACACCTATGAAAGAAAAACCTGCAAAACTATCTTGAAATCATTTACATGGCTCTACTTACTAATTACCAAATTAGATTTGTAGGAAAAATCAGTTCATAACATCTCAACCATGAATACAAAACCTTATAGTGTGCCAAATTGGAAATTAAAGATATATGTTTTCCACTCTCTCTTCTGTCACACTCACACTTTCATCTTTCTCACACTTCATTTTGTCTATGAGACAAGTATAGGACATATAACAATATTTTTGCTTCTACCACACAAAAGAATGGGAAACAGCTTCGATAAATCACAAATTCCCTTTTACTACTGAACAGTGCAAAATTCAAGGACGGCCAGAAATTTAAACCCATCATTATCAGTTGcttaccaaaaaacaaaaacttagcTAAGATATTTTAGTTTTACTCTAAATTTTAAGTAACACCAAGTCATATAGTTAActatttatcattatttttgCAACGAGGGGCTAGATGTGATTGGGAACTCAAAGGGTGTGGTCTCAGCCTATTGTCACAAGTTTCTATCTTATCCATCAAAATTACCTT
This genomic interval from Trifolium pratense cultivar HEN17-A07 linkage group LG6, ARS_RC_1.1, whole genome shotgun sequence contains the following:
- the LOC123892293 gene encoding uncharacterized protein LOC123892293 — protein: MYNLVVYKVSRHALGYIHEEAKRVEEVGMDSKKLDEINNHWKKLVFNDREDVEQQVDDYSCLAEWNAIQERLRTVDVPMKAQIREQLRQIAFPHSTSLKPPVVVGKNKGVKRKGAYEESSMTRSPSYWEHVEVQFPPSQSSQATSSSSKQKGARTGEVNPIEDRHIPFLDAMPLFMHSHIEDIVDVDGDGFCGFRVIALDTRNNQADYELIRLTLQKELGKHKDEYLTIFGSMERYQYLYDAFFPPTRRSSRRMAPREKWLTFPDMGHIIASCFNKVVVLLTKSERSGASETFFPLRDTPPQDPDSKILCIGGVPDHFVYVKLKQHCPLPPTCKTWTKYCTQEASSWQTSFVDRQADFVALMDNEKGDVVPKRNLQKGDSKECPIDCL